TACCCTGAACCGAGTTACCGCCAACATAGACGGTGCCGTCCGTATCATCGAAAACGCGCGCGATGCCTGATGTCTTGAAGCGGCCATTCACACCGTAACTCGAACCTTTGACGGTGGTTTCAATCGCGGAACGCGCGATCGAGAGGCCGAACATCGAGATTTCATACTCTGTTCGGTAGAGAGCGTCTGCCTGAGCGCTGCTTATTGCAGCCACGCTCGCAATCGCCAATCCGGTTAGCAATGCAACACCCCGCCGCGCTGCCCCATTCTGCATCCACTCGCTTTTCACCGGCTTGAAGAAATGCGATTGCTCGATCATGCCAGATTTTCCTTTCACGATATTCGCCCCGTGAAGCACCGTGCACCCGCACGAACAGTGCCCCAGCAATCCAAATCCACGCATCGCGTCAGCAAAACCGATTCTGTTTTTCCGACCCATGCTGTAGTTTGTCTTTGCGCTTTTGACTATAAATGGCTCCAAATCTGCGTAGAATTCTCTTTCAGCATTAACTGTCGAACAGCAAAAATCGGCGAAGTTATGATCGGGAGGGTCTTCCGATACCGCAAAAGGCCGTAAATGCGCGCCTTTGGGCCATCATGGCGGAATCTATCTTGACTGTAATCGCTACTCTCACTATAGAAACGCGACTTTCCCAATAGGCCGCCTGTCCGAGATCGCGCGCCAGCAGCAGAAATACTGCTATGATTGCGTTGAATTCGGACATTCGAGTCGGGGCCTGAGAAACAAAAATTTGAAGGTGAGACCAAAATGTCCCGCGCTTGTGAATTGACCGGCACCTCGGTCCAGTACGGCAACAATGTAAGCCACGCGAACAACCGTACGCGTCGTCGCTTTCTGCCGAACCTCTGCAACGTTACGCTGATGTCCGAAGTTCTCGGCCAGAGCTATCGTCTGCGCATCTCCGCTTCTGCTCTGCGTTCGGTTGAGCATCGCGGTGGTCTTGATGCATTCCTCGTCAAGTCTGACGACAAGGAACTTTCGCAGCGCGCTCGCCTGCTGAAGCGTCAGATCGCTAAGAAGCAGGCTGAAGCTGCTGCATAAGCAATCAGCTTTTTAAAGTTTGACAAAAAAGGCTGACTCGCGTCAGCCTTTTTTGCTGGTTCCATCACCCAGGATAAAAAAATGCCTATTACAGGTCCTTCTTTTGCCCGGCTATTGCCGGCGGTGATAGCGATGTGTGCAGCTGTGGCTGCATCCAACATCCTTGTCCAATATCCTTTCCAGCATTTTGGCCTTGGTGAACTGCTCACCTATGGTGCTTTCACCTATCCGGTGGCATTCCTCGTCAATGATCTGACGAATCGCCGCTTCGGTCCTTCAGCCGCACGCAAGGTCGTCTATGCCGGTTTTGTGCTCGGTGTCCTCATGTCGATCTGGCTTGCAACCCCGCGTATTGCCATTGCATCCGGCTCGGCATTCCTGATCGCACAGCTCATGGACATTACAGTCTTCAATAGCCTGCGTCAGAAGACCTGGTGGAAGGCGCCCTTCGCAGCTGCAATGTTCGGCTCGGTCGTTGATACGATCCTGTTCTTCTCCATCGCCTTTGCTGCAAGCTTTGCGTGGATCGACGCGATGACCGGCATGCCCGATTCGTCGCTGGCAGAACCCGCCTCGTTCCTTGGCCTTGGCGTACCCCTCTGGGCTTCGCTGGCTTTCGGTGACTTCTTCGTAAAGGTCGTGATGGGAACGCTGATGCTGGTGCCTTATGGTGCCATTCTGGCGATTTTCGCACCGGCACTCTATGCGCCAGACCGAGCCAACGCCGCGAAAAACACTAATCTTTAGAAGTCACGATCCGTTTATCTGAATAAAAATTGGTTTTTCTCAGCGAGTAAAGCCTATAAGAAACGCGCTTCGATAAAAAGACGGATGATCGTCCGTCTTTCTTTATCGGAGCCATTTTCTATATTGTTAACAAGAAGCATGATCCGCGAAGATTTATTTCCTTAGCGGTCTTAATGCTTCTTCGTTGAGATATTTATATTTAGATAAGGATGAATGAGATGTCCTTTAATAAGGAAAAACTTCCGCTCGTCATTATTACCGGCGCAAGTTCTGGCATTGGCCTGGCTACTGCGAAGATGTTTGCTGATCGTGGCCATCCGCTGCTGCTTCTTGCGCGTCGACTGGACGTCATGGAAAAGCTCAACCTGCCCAACACGCTCTGCAAGTCGGTCGATGTAACCGACCGAAAGGCTCTTGTAGCTGCAGTTCAGGAAGCCGAAGCCAAGTTCGGCCCTGCGGATGTCATCGTCAACAATGCCGGTGTCATGTTGCTGGGCGATGCAACGAAGCAGAACCCGGATGAATGGGACCGGATGCTCGAGGTCAATGTCAAAGGCCTTCTTAATGGCATCCATGCCGTCTCGGCAGGCATGGTGGCACGCAAACATGGCACCATCATCAACATCAGCTCGGTGGCAGGTCGCAAGACATTCGCTAATCATGTGGCCTATACGGCCACGAAATTCGCCGTACACGGGCTTTCTGAGAATCTGCGTGAGGAACTCTCGCCGCATGACGTTCGCGTTGTGACGATAGCTCCAGGTGCCGTCGAGACCGAACTTCTCAGCCACACCAACGACGCAGGCATCAAGGCAGGCTATGAAGCATGGAAGAAGGATATGGGTGCGCCTGTGCTTTCAGCGGACGACGTTGCCCGCGCCATTGTCTACGCCTATGACCAGCCACAGGGCGTCTGCATTCGCGAAATCGTGCTCGCGGCAACCCGCCAGCAGGCTTAAAAGAGGCCCGAAAGCGCTTTCCCAAAAGTGGAATCCGGTTTTAGGATAAAATGCGCGCTCAAAATGCCCCTCTATCTTATGCCAAAACTCCATGAGTATGGTTCATGGAGTTTTGGTTAAGCCCGGGTGGCATTGGTCTTTTTCAAGGCGCGATGCGCCAGCGTCTCGGCGCCTTGGTATTATCGGCCACCTGCGCGACGGCGTCCGCGGCCTTTGCCTTCTGCGCCCCGTTCTTCGAACAGGGATGCAAGCTGCTCGGTCATTGCACCGGCTAGCTCTTCCGCGTCCACGATGGTCACGGCACGCTGATAATAGCGGGTGACGTCATGACCGATACCAATAGCGATCAGCTCAACCGGCGAACGGGTTTCGATCTCTTCGATGACCGCGCGTAAGTGGCGCTCAAGATAATTGCCCGGATTGACCGAAAGCGTTGAATCATCCACCGGCGCACCGTCGGAAATCATCATCAGGATCTTGCGCTGTTCAGGACGAGCCAACAGACGCTGATGCGCCCAGATCAGCGCTTCACCGTCGATATTTTCCTTGAGCAGACCTTCGCGCATCATCAGGCCGAGATTGCGTCGTGCTCGGCGCCATGGCGCGTCGGCGCTCTTATAGATGATATGGCGCAAATCGTTGAGGCGACCCGGATTGGACGGCTTGCCACGGCCCAGCCATGCTTCGCGCGACTGACCGCCCTTCCAGGCCTTGGTGGTGAAGCCGAGAATTTCGACCTTCACGCCGCAACGCTCCAGCGTGCGGGCAAGAATATCGGCGCAGGTCGCTGCAACCGTTATCGGACGACCACGCATCGAGCCGGAATTATCGATAACCAGCGTCACGACCGTATCACGGAAATCCGTATCGCGTTCCATCTTGTAGGAAAGCGGCTGTGTCGGGTCGATCACGATGCGCACCAGACGCGCCGTATCGAGATAGCCCTCTTCCAGATCAAAATCCCAGGAACGGTTCTGCTGCGCCATCAGACGGCGCTGCAGACGATTTGCGAGACGTCCAACAACGCCCTGCAGATTGGCCAGCTGCTTGTCGAGGAAGCCGCGCAGACGATCAAGCTCAGCCTCATCGCACAGATCGGTGGCTTCTACTTCCTCATCGAATTCGCGCGTAAAAACATTGTAATCGACATGCTCTGCGAAATTGGCAAAAGGCTGGTTCTGACGGCGCGTGTCGCCCGGCGTTTCCGCATCGACATCTTCGCTGTCGTCCATATCGTCGGAAGCCGCATCGGCGGCATCCATTTCGCCCTGCTCACCTTCTTCGCTGGAACTGTCCGATTCTTCGCTTTCAGCCGAATCAGAGCCTTCCTGGCTTTCTTCGCCGCCTTCCTCGTTTTCGTCTGAGTCGGGCGTCTGTTCGTTATCTTCGTCCTGCTCGTCGCTTTGCTCTTCCTGAGAAAGCTCCTCGGCCATATCCATGGAAGCGAGCATATCGCGCACGGTGCGCGCAAAAGCCTGCTGATCTTCCAGATTTTCGCCAAGACGGGCAAGCTCTGCACCGGCCTTCTGTTCGATCCACTCGCGCCAGAGATCGAGTACAGGGCCAGCTTCGGCAGGAGCTTTGCGACCGGTCAGTTTTTCGCGCAGCAGAAGCGAGATCGCTTCTTCAAGCGGCGCATCTTCCTTGTCGGTCACATCGGAGAAATTGGCGCGGGCATATTTATCTGCGAGCATAGTCGCAAGATTATCGGCAACACCGGCCATTGCGCGGGCACCAATGGATTCCACACGCGCTTGCTCGACCGCATCATAAATTGCGCGCGCCTGCTTGCCTTCCGGCGCAAGGCTTGCGTGAATACGGGCATTATGGCGCGCCTGACGCAGCGCCATGGAATCACCCAGACCGCGCGTAACGGCAACATCATGCGCCGTCGGACGTTTTGGCAGATCAGGCAGGCGGGCACGATTGGCGGTCAGCGCCGGACGATCATTGCTGAAAGCCACTTCCAGCTCATTCTCGCCGGAAATAGCGCGCATGGTCGCGGTCATTGCCCGCTTGAACGGCTCGGAATCAACCGGCCCGTTTTTACGCTCGCGCGAATTATCGCCTATTGCTGACTTCTGGCCCGACATCTGCCTATCCTGACTTTATACAAAGCACCGCCGCCCGTTATGGGCGGCAGGTTTCATCCAGCCTTATGCCAATACGATATTGGCAGCAGATTCTGGAAGTTCCTCACCGAAAGCGCGCTGATAGAACTCAGCCACCGTCTGGCGCTCAAGCTCATCGCACTTGTTGAGGAAGGTCAGGCGGAATGCAAAGCCGACATCATTGAAGATCGCGGCATTTTCAGACCATGTAATGACGGTACGCGGGCTCATCACGGTCGAAAGATCGCCGTTGATGAAAGCCTGACGGGTCATGTCGGCAACGCGAACCATCTTGTTCACGATCTCACGGCCTTCCGCATTCTGGTAATGCTTGGCCTTGGCGAGAACGATGTTCACTTCGTTGTCGTGTGGCAGATAGTTGAGCGTGGTGACGATCGACCAGCGGTCCATCTGGGCCTGGTTGATCTGCTGCGTGCCATGATAAAGGCCGGTCGTGTCGCCCAAACCAACGGTGTTGGCGGTCGCAAACAGACGGAAAGCCGGGTGCGGATGGATAACGCGGCTCTGGTCGAGCAAGGTCAGACGGCCCGAAGTTTCCAGAACGCGCTGGATCACGAACATGACGTCCGGGCGACCCGCATCATATTCGTCAAAAACCAGCGCAACATTGTGCTGATAGGCCCAAGGCAGAATGCCGTCCTTGAATTCAGTAACCTGCATACCGTCTTTTACGACGATTGCATCCTTACCGACGAGATCGATACGGCTGACATGGCTGTCGAGGTTGACGCGAACGCAAGGCCAGTTGAGGCGTGCAGCGACCTGTTCGATATGGGTCGACTTACCGGTGCCGTGATAGCCTGAAACCATCACGCGGCGGTTAAATGCAAAACCTGCGAGGATCGCGAGCGTCGTCTGACGGTCGAAAAGATAATCCGGATCGCGTTCCGGCACATAGGAATCGCCTGCCGCATAGGCTGGCACCCGCATGTCGGAATCAATTCCGAACACTTCGCGCACCGAAACCGTTGTATCCGGCAAATTGGCTATATCCCGCTCAACCTTGTTCATCATGCCTCCAGAGCGGCAGGACTGTCCGGCCGCGACATTCAAATTCGATCAGGGAGCCTTTCGGTGAACCGGATGACGCCCTTCTGTTCAGTTGCGGGCATCCGTAATCGCATCTGCGCGCAAGCGCAGTAGATGAATGTCCGTCAGGGCATTGAACATGCCCTGATACTCGGCCTCATAAAGCCCACAGAGGCTTTAGCAAAAACCTGCTGTCTTGAGCAATTGATAAGCCTGAATGACCTCGCGAAATCTTTCTTCAGACCCGCGGTCACCACCATTTGCATCGGGATGGTGTTGCTTCACAAGTTCTTTATAGCGCGACTTGATCATATCGCTAGTCGAATTTGCATCAAGACCGAGCGTCGCAAGCGCCTTTACTTCCAAAGTGCGCGGTTTGCGCTGCACAGCTTTGGCAGTGCCGGGATTGCTTTTCGCATCTTTGACGAAATTGAACGGATCGCGCAGACGATTGTGATAGGCAGCCGAACCCGAACGACGGGTCGCCATATCCGGCGACGTGCGTGCGGAAGCGGTGGAGTTGGATGCCGTCGACCAAGTCGGGCGATTGCCGGTGATCGCATCCTTCTGGAATTTCGAGATTTCGCCGTCGGACAAACCGGAGAAATAATTGAAATTCTTATTATATTCCCGGACATGATCCACGCAGAAATGAAGGTATTCACCCTCGCGCATGCGCCCGACCGGCGCACGATGCGTGCCCGGCTTATCGCAACCGTCCCACTGGCAGCAGGGACCGCTGGACTTCTTTTCCGCTTCCTTCTTGGGACGGATGCGGATGCTGTCGAAAAGTTTTGAGTGCGTTGTCATCGAATCGGATTATGCGAATTAAGAGTGACTAAACAAGAATTGACATTTCATCCTGAATGGTTTTGGCCATGAATTCAGGGCGAAATTTTGATGCAGATTGCAATTCCTGTGCGGATTTGCCCCACGGGTTGCCGCCGAGGCGACGTCTATATGAGGCACAACGTCTATATGGGGAGAACTGGCCAAAATGTCCATTCACAATAGCAAACAATCTTCAATGGAAGCCAAGCTTAATGCAGCTTTCTCTCCGGAACGGCTTGAAATCATAAATGAAAGCCACCTCCATGCAGGCCATCATCACGAAGATCGTGGCCATCATGAGGTCTATGATGGTACCGGCGAAACACATTTTCGCGTGCGCATCGTATCTGCCAAGTTTGAGGGTATGAGTCGCATCGCGCGCCATCGCGCCATCAACGATCTTTTAAAAGAAGAGCTGGAAACCGGCGTTCACGCACTCGCACTGGAGCCTACTGCGCCCGGCGAAGCGACACGCCGCTGATGTTTTATGCTGACGCTTTAAGCCATTTGCGCAAACGACCACGCGCATTGGCATAGGGCGAGGACGTGTTGAACTGGATCATGCGGCCCAGCGTATATTTTTCATACCAGAGGACGCCGTAAAGCTCAGTGTCCGTACGCGCCTTGATTAAGGCCAGCAGCGCATTCTTTGCCGTTTCAAATCGCGATAAAAGCGCTTCAAAGGATAGCGTTTCGTAATCCCGGTAAAACTTGGCCGCTAAAGCACCAAGTTCATTCCATTTGAAACCTGTTTCCGGAAAATCGACTGTAAGCCCCTGATCGCTCCGTTCGCACCATTTGAGCACCAGCTCGTTCCATCCGGTCAGATAGGCGACGAGATCATGCACGCTCATCAGCGTGTCCTTTGCATGGCCTTCCATGGTTCTGGATTTGGTCTGCTCCGGCTCAACGCGTGAAAGATCAAGCAACAGCCGCGCATAATTTGTTTGAATTGCCTCAAGCAGTTCCTGTTTGCTGGATGGCACAGCCATCAGGATGAAACCTTCGCAACGACGACACCAGAAAGCGGTTTGCCATCGGCATCCAGCGGCACGATGCGCAGACGTGTGAGGCGGTTCTTTTCCTTTTTCAGCACCGAAAAGCGCTTTCCGTGGAAGGTAAATGCCTGCTTCACTTCCGGTATGGTCTGCGTTTCATGAATCACCAGACCGGCAACGGTGGTCGCTTCCTCATCCGGAAGCTTCCAACCCAGCGCGCGGTTGAGATCACGGATCGGCAAAGAGCCATCGACCAGAATCGAACCGTCTGGCTGCAACCGCAGCCCCTGCATGTCGATATCATGTTCATCGGAAATGTCGCCGACAATCTCTTCGAGAATGTCTTCCAGCGTTACCAATCCCTGCACATCACCATATTCGTCAACAACGACGGCAATATGCGCCTTGCGGCGCAGAAACGCGTCGAGCTGGTCCTGAAGTGTGGTTGTGTCAGGCACAAACCACGGTTTGCGCGCCACTTTCATGATGTCGATGCGGGAGAAATCATTATCGACATCGTAAAGCGCGCGCAGCAGATCCTTGGTATGGATGATGCCGACGATATTATCGATCTCATCCCGCCAGACCGGCATACGCGTGTGCGGGCTTGCAAGAATATCACCGACAATCTGATCAGCAGGCGCATCAGCATTGATCGTGCCCATGGATGTGCGATGCACCATGACATCGCTGACTTCCAGTTCTTTAAGATCCAGCAGACCGCCAAGCTGATCACGATCTTCCTTGATCAGCGATTTATCGCGGTGCAGCACTTCGACCGCACCGCGCAATTCTTCCTGTGCGGAAAGCATCGAACGGCCGGATGCGAGATTAACACCGAACAATCGGAGAATTTTGCGCACGATCCAGTTCACCAGTCCCGAAACCGGGCCGAGAAAAGTTACAACCGCTGAAACAGGGCGTGCAACATTCAACGAGAATCGGTCAGGGCTGGAAATGGCCCAGGATTTGGGCAGCACTTCAGCAAAAATGACCAGAATGATGGTCATCGCCAGCGTCGAATAGGCCACCCCTGCATCACCAAACAGGTGCAGGAAGATATTGGCAGCAATCGACGAGGCAAGAATATTGGCGAGGTTGTTGCCAATCAGAAGCACACCAATCAGCCGGTCGCGCCTTCCAATGAGATATTGAACCACTGTAGCGCGTTCATCGCCATTATGCGCGTAAGTGAGCATTCGGGCGCGGGATGCGGCGGTCAGTGCCGTCTCCGCGCCGGAAAAAAAGCCCGACAGAATGATGCAGAGCAGGATGATGCCACACATGATCCATAGCTCGAAAATCATTCTCGTATTCCTTTCGGGGTCAGACGGCGAGGCGTTCCTTCAGAAATTCCAATACTGCTGCAGGCGGTACGTCCTTGGCAATGAAGGATTGACCGATGCCGTGCGTCAGAATGAATGTCAGCGCACCACGCGCCACTTTCTTGTCCTGCGCAATGTAATCCATCAGCTTTTCAGCATCCGGCAGGCCACCCGGCACTTCATGCAACGATGTCGGCAGCCCGACAGCTTTCAGATGCGCTTCAACGCGTTCGGCAGCCTCGACGCCACAAAGGTTCATCTTGACCGAAAAGCGATGCGCTAAGGCCATGCCGATGGCAACGCCTTCGCCATGCACCAGACGACTTGAATCATAGCCGGTCGCGGTTTCAAGCGCATGACCGAATGTGTGTCCGAGATTGAGCAAAGCACGGTCACCATTCTCACGCTCATCGCGCGCCACAACCGCGGCCTTCGAACGGCAGGATTCGGCAATTGCTTGTGTGCGTGCAGCACCACCTGCAAAGACTTCACGCCAGTTCTTTTCAAGCCAGGCGAAGAAATCCGGACGGTCAATCAGGCCGTATTTGGCCACTTCTGCATAGCCTGCACGGAATTCACGCTCACTCAGTGTATCAAGCACTTCCGTATCGGCCAGCACAAGCTGCGGCTGATAAAACACGCCGACAAGGTTCTTGCCAAACTGCGTGTTGATGCCAGTCTTGCCGCCAACGGACGAATCCACCTGTGCAAGCAACGAGGTTGGCATCTGAACGAAGCTCATGCCGCGACGTACGATACCGGCAACAAA
The Ochrobactrum sp. BTU1 DNA segment above includes these coding regions:
- a CDS encoding BolA family transcriptional regulator, producing MSIHNSKQSSMEAKLNAAFSPERLEIINESHLHAGHHHEDRGHHEVYDGTGETHFRVRIVSAKFEGMSRIARHRAINDLLKEELETGVHALALEPTAPGEATRR
- a CDS encoding HlyC/CorC family transporter, yielding MIFELWIMCGIILLCIILSGFFSGAETALTAASRARMLTYAHNGDERATVVQYLIGRRDRLIGVLLIGNNLANILASSIAANIFLHLFGDAGVAYSTLAMTIILVIFAEVLPKSWAISSPDRFSLNVARPVSAVVTFLGPVSGLVNWIVRKILRLFGVNLASGRSMLSAQEELRGAVEVLHRDKSLIKEDRDQLGGLLDLKELEVSDVMVHRTSMGTINADAPADQIVGDILASPHTRMPVWRDEIDNIVGIIHTKDLLRALYDVDNDFSRIDIMKVARKPWFVPDTTTLQDQLDAFLRRKAHIAVVVDEYGDVQGLVTLEDILEEIVGDISDEHDIDMQGLRLQPDGSILVDGSLPIRDLNRALGWKLPDEEATTVAGLVIHETQTIPEVKQAFTFHGKRFSVLKKEKNRLTRLRIVPLDADGKPLSGVVVAKVSS
- a CDS encoding queuosine precursor transporter, with the protein product MPITGPSFARLLPAVIAMCAAVAASNILVQYPFQHFGLGELLTYGAFTYPVAFLVNDLTNRRFGPSAARKVVYAGFVLGVLMSIWLATPRIAIASGSAFLIAQLMDITVFNSLRQKTWWKAPFAAAMFGSVVDTILFFSIAFAASFAWIDAMTGMPDSSLAEPASFLGLGVPLWASLAFGDFFVKVVMGTLMLVPYGAILAIFAPALYAPDRANAAKNTNL
- a CDS encoding J domain-containing protein, whose product is MTTHSKLFDSIRIRPKKEAEKKSSGPCCQWDGCDKPGTHRAPVGRMREGEYLHFCVDHVREYNKNFNYFSGLSDGEISKFQKDAITGNRPTWSTASNSTASARTSPDMATRRSGSAAYHNRLRDPFNFVKDAKSNPGTAKAVQRKPRTLEVKALATLGLDANSTSDMIKSRYKELVKQHHPDANGGDRGSEERFREVIQAYQLLKTAGFC
- a CDS encoding ClbS/DfsB family four-helix bundle protein encodes the protein MAVPSSKQELLEAIQTNYARLLLDLSRVEPEQTKSRTMEGHAKDTLMSVHDLVAYLTGWNELVLKWCERSDQGLTVDFPETGFKWNELGALAAKFYRDYETLSFEALLSRFETAKNALLALIKARTDTELYGVLWYEKYTLGRMIQFNTSSPYANARGRLRKWLKASA
- a CDS encoding SDR family oxidoreductase; this encodes MSFNKEKLPLVIITGASSGIGLATAKMFADRGHPLLLLARRLDVMEKLNLPNTLCKSVDVTDRKALVAAVQEAEAKFGPADVIVNNAGVMLLGDATKQNPDEWDRMLEVNVKGLLNGIHAVSAGMVARKHGTIINISSVAGRKTFANHVAYTATKFAVHGLSENLREELSPHDVRVVTIAPGAVETELLSHTNDAGIKAGYEAWKKDMGAPVLSADDVARAIVYAYDQPQGVCIREIVLAATRQQA
- the cobT gene encoding cobaltochelatase subunit CobT, producing the protein MSGQKSAIGDNSRERKNGPVDSEPFKRAMTATMRAISGENELEVAFSNDRPALTANRARLPDLPKRPTAHDVAVTRGLGDSMALRQARHNARIHASLAPEGKQARAIYDAVEQARVESIGARAMAGVADNLATMLADKYARANFSDVTDKEDAPLEEAISLLLREKLTGRKAPAEAGPVLDLWREWIEQKAGAELARLGENLEDQQAFARTVRDMLASMDMAEELSQEEQSDEQDEDNEQTPDSDENEEGGEESQEGSDSAESEESDSSSEEGEQGEMDAADAASDDMDDSEDVDAETPGDTRRQNQPFANFAEHVDYNVFTREFDEEVEATDLCDEAELDRLRGFLDKQLANLQGVVGRLANRLQRRLMAQQNRSWDFDLEEGYLDTARLVRIVIDPTQPLSYKMERDTDFRDTVVTLVIDNSGSMRGRPITVAATCADILARTLERCGVKVEILGFTTKAWKGGQSREAWLGRGKPSNPGRLNDLRHIIYKSADAPWRRARRNLGLMMREGLLKENIDGEALIWAHQRLLARPEQRKILMMISDGAPVDDSTLSVNPGNYLERHLRAVIEEIETRSPVELIAIGIGHDVTRYYQRAVTIVDAEELAGAMTEQLASLFEERGAEGKGRGRRRAGGR
- the aroB gene encoding 3-dehydroquinate synthase, with the protein product MNTPLSADSVTVPVSLGDRSYEILIGKGLIARAGEEVAKRLPGIRMAIVTDENVAKAHLEALSASFARAGIESTPVVVAPGEKSKSFSTLETVTNAVLAARLERGDAVVAFGGGVVGDLSGFVAGIVRRGMSFVQMPTSLLAQVDSSVGGKTGINTQFGKNLVGVFYQPQLVLADTEVLDTLSEREFRAGYAEVAKYGLIDRPDFFAWLEKNWREVFAGGAARTQAIAESCRSKAAVVARDERENGDRALLNLGHTFGHALETATGYDSSRLVHGEGVAIGMALAHRFSVKMNLCGVEAAERVEAHLKAVGLPTSLHEVPGGLPDAEKLMDYIAQDKKVARGALTFILTHGIGQSFIAKDVPPAAVLEFLKERLAV
- the rpmB gene encoding 50S ribosomal protein L28 → MSRACELTGTSVQYGNNVSHANNRTRRRFLPNLCNVTLMSEVLGQSYRLRISASALRSVEHRGGLDAFLVKSDDKELSQRARLLKRQIAKKQAEAAA
- the cobS gene encoding cobaltochelatase subunit CobS, whose product is MNKVERDIANLPDTTVSVREVFGIDSDMRVPAYAAGDSYVPERDPDYLFDRQTTLAILAGFAFNRRVMVSGYHGTGKSTHIEQVAARLNWPCVRVNLDSHVSRIDLVGKDAIVVKDGMQVTEFKDGILPWAYQHNVALVFDEYDAGRPDVMFVIQRVLETSGRLTLLDQSRVIHPHPAFRLFATANTVGLGDTTGLYHGTQQINQAQMDRWSIVTTLNYLPHDNEVNIVLAKAKHYQNAEGREIVNKMVRVADMTRQAFINGDLSTVMSPRTVITWSENAAIFNDVGFAFRLTFLNKCDELERQTVAEFYQRAFGEELPESAANIVLA